The genome window GGGGAAggttttttagttttgttttaattttgaaaatataaaattagtttctttacttaaTATTTAAATGTGCTATTGATTTCTCAAATGACTTAATTAATAGTAAGTACTTGAAGTTCAATGgatattgaaaaaataaattacttattttctttttgttgtcttaattaaatacttCTAGAGCCCAGGAGGCCCAAGGCCCAAGTCTttgattaatataattattatcCATGAAAGCCAAATTCAAAGCCGAGCCTATAGCCAAGCCCATTAGTCCAACTCTCTACTGTTAACTACACTTGCCAAACCATCATAGTGTCTTGTTTATAAACACCTTCATAGGAGTGTGGATTTTCGATGTGGGATTTCTTACCCTAATCAGTAAACGGGagctttgaatttttatggCTGTTTCAATTCTTTCCCTTTGATGAGAGAGCGAGAAAATATACCAGAGCAGAAGACTTTCAACTTGAAGTTTTTATTAAATGATCAAAAGTCTGTCACCAATACTTTACATATCAGTgatgataatatatatatatggtcaCTAATAcgtttaaataattattagaTAATTAGGTTTCAAAATGCTGCACTGCATATAAACTTTTTGCGGTAATGCTAGAGGCACCAACTGATGTGGCATATGACATGACAATCCATGTCATTTACCACATTATCTATTTAATTACCTCAGTAAGGGTTAAGTTcttaacttttaaaaaaatgagtgTTTCAAATTTGGGACCATAGTTGTCCTTGTTGCAGTCGGTACCCACCGCCAGTACCAAGTGGCATATATTGTGGATTTAGAAACGAGGAATGTGTGTGTTGGGTCCGAAGCCCTCTATCTTTCTTGTTCGAGTTTTCATAGTTGATGAGACTCAGATTTGCTTTTTTGTACTAGTTTCATTATGAAGCTTATTTGGGTTGGTGAATCTGTATTATATtgctctttcttctttgcacTCCAAAAGATACAGAGAAGATATGTCATGGCTCGAgacattgttaaaaaaaaaaaaaaaataaggaaaaaaactaATGTTATGGATTCCATAGATGAGTATATCCATTGCATCAgatcttccttcttctttttttttttcatgtgagGTTAAATATAATGGTGTTCAAAAAACTGGAGTTtgttttttctaaaattttctGCAAAAGTTGTGCCATGATGGTGACAGTACTACAAAGGAGGTTATGGAGGAGCTGTAGAGCGGCAATTGAGGGTGTCCTTAGGTCGTGGCTACGTTCAATGgattatatataaacatacagaagttatataaattaattcaaattaaCCAAATAAAATGAAGGATGTGGCACATGACTTGGATTGCCATgtcatatatgccacgtcaatTGGTAACAAAAAGTTGATATAAGAGTTGGTGCCCGTAGAATTACCgaaacttttttgtttcaagCAAAACGGGAAAATTTTCAAACGTTGACCATACCTTATTTAGATGGATGGCGTAGCATAGAATTTACTgaatttttgtaatttgttcaagAATATTGGTTATTCTCTGCTTCTCGATCAATATTATTGGCTAATTAGCGAAGATATAAATGGTTGGGCAGTTGTGGATTTCATATTTGGAGCCCAGGGGTTCTTGCATACTTGTGCACTTCCTAATTGTGAAGTCAATTCCAAGAATTAAGTTTTTGGTAAGATTCGTTGAACACATTTGGTATGTAGGCTCGTGTTTTAGTTGCTTGAACACATTTAGTATGTAGGCTCGTGTTTTAGTTGCTAACTGGAGTGAATGTGCTTGGAAGTACAATGTATGAGAGAAGGCCACACATCTCCAAAGAGGTTTTCATCACAAAAACTATCCTAGGTATCTGCCGTTGGGTTCCATCAAAAAATCTATTAGCTTATCAAAATTTGTTATCAAATTGATCTCGTCAGTGAGCCCTTTCTGGTTAACGCCGAGCTGATGGATACATAGACATTTCAACTTATATATCAAATAGGTTTTGTCCTTCTAGAAAATTTACACATACAATAAAACATTATTTGGTTGGAGCATTGGAGAATGAAGTCTAGGGTTTATTAGTGAAATCCTCTTAATCTAATCTTATATGATCTGAGGGTGCACCatagagtgagtgagagagagtaagatagagagagagttttttaGTCAAGTGTGGATTATCTTGGTGATTTGTAGGTTGTAACGTGTGGCCTCCATTCTTGTACTTTCTTGTATATGTACATCAAGTCTTGGTAAGATAGTCCTTTTGTTGGTTGTCAGTCCCGTTCTCCTTTCTTCTGACCCCCATGGTCCAATAAGTTTGTGGTTACCCACCCTTGGATCTAATCTAAGGGTGAAGAAAAAACTGATTTTAAATCTGTATAAGGttatttcattcaatttttatgacttgttcttcttcttcaccaccttttattcaatttttatgatTTGAAATCCTAGATTTGAATAATGGAGGAACCCAGATTTGAAATCAAGGTGGGGTGTGGGTGAGCAAACTCCTTGGACCACAGGGGTCCAGGAGAACGAGACTGCTTTTATTGTACCTGTGGTCCAAGACAACCATcctaatttttgaaaatttgtcGTATCCCCGTATTCGTATCCGTGTCCGTGCTTCTTAGGTTGCTTGACATAGTTGAAGAATTTAATACTGCTATCTCATGAACGTAGACATATCGCCAAACCATGTTACTTCATGGAttctcttattttgttttatttctcGATGAATGCATAAACAAAGTTTTCCCCAAATGGTAATTTGTTGTTTAACAATTACTTTTGCCTAACATTTATCTAGACCAAAACTGGGCTTCCTTCCTCTGGATTTTTAGATAAATCTGATCGAGGCCATTCCTTGAGCAGTGTAATCAGCAAGAGTGTGCTCGCTTGAAAGGAGAGACCGCAGGTTATACCAATCCACAAGCCCTATACCAAAATAAAGCACAACAAAAATCTGAATTCAGTGAActatttaacaaaacaaatcaaatgaaGTTATAAGGCTGCCTCACCTTGGCATATAGTTTGAACTTAAATCCAAGAAGACCAGCAATTGTCATACCAATCAAATAGAATGTTGCCAAATTTACATACACAGCCAAGTGTTGCCACCCACATCCTCTAGCCACACCTGAAAAAACccataatcaaattaatttacaccaatttatatatatatatatatatatagagagagagagagagagagagagagagagagagagagagagagagagagagagagagaacaaagtTGAAATGTGAGTGATCTCTACCTGAAAAGACACCTTGAACAGAATCAACAATTATTGAGATTGCAAGCAATGGTGTCATGGAAGCAAAGTCCTGTCTCAATACTGCATAACTTGCATTGCTGTCAATGAAGAAGGCAACCCAAATATTGTGACCAAACACAAGAGCCAGAATAATCGCGAAAGAAAGAAGCACGGAGAGCTTAAGAGTCGCAACCATTGCATTCTTAGCCCTATCTGGATTGCCTGCTCCCAATTCATTTGACACCCTTGTGCTGCCACAATAagtataatttattttcaatgtaagaaattaatagaaaacTTGGAGTAGAAGAAACAGCTAGGAGCTTTTAGTCTACTAACCTGGCAGCAGCAATGAGGCCATATGTAATTTTGTAACCAATTTCTTGTGTATTTACACTGCAGATATATAATTTAGCAAAAGCTGTTTTTAGTAACCAGAAATAACATGTTACAGCAGAAAAACTAAGGAGAAATATATTAAGGCAGCTTACCACATTGCAAGTAGTGAACTTGTTCTTGCAGAGTTTGGCATCAATCCACCTAAGAGCACTAGAATCTCAAAACCCCATTCCTCCAAACTAGAAAGccaaaaaatagag of Prunus dulcis chromosome 4, ALMONDv2, whole genome shotgun sequence contains these proteins:
- the LOC117625927 gene encoding protein DETOXIFICATION 18-like isoform X5, whose protein sequence is MFAGHLGELQLAGATLANSWANVTGFALVVGLSGALETLCGQGFGAKSYRMLGIYLQASCIISFLLCSIISIIWLYTEPLLILLHQDPQISKTAALFLKHLIPGLFAYGFLQNILRFLQTQSVYVMPMVFSVIAIVFHIGITYGLVHRTALGFLGAPLAASISLWLSVLMLAFNVSCTKSFERTWEGFSFECFDYILTGLKLALPSATMECLEEWGFEILVLLGGLMPNSARTSSLLAMCVNTQEIGYKITYGLIAAASTRVSNELGAGNPDRAKNAMVATLKLSVLLSFAIILALVFGHNIWVAFFIDSNASYAVLRQDFASMTPLLAISIIVDSVQGVFSGVARGCGWQHLAVYVNLATFYLIGMTIAGLLGFKFKLYAKGLWIGITCGLSFQASTLLLITLLKEWPRSDLSKNPEEGSPVLV